CTGAACaatgtccctgctgccaggaatagctgccagctctgccccacgTGAGGCCAGCCAGGCTGCCTGTGCACAGTGGGGGAGGCTGGGCAGCCACCGGGACCCTGGCAAGGCTGCTCAGGATGCTCCACACCTGAGGTCATCCTCCAAAGAGGCATGGAGCGGCTGTGGCTCCTGCCGTCACATGCTGCCTGAGAgatcggggcggggggggggcacaTTACATCCTTTTGTGGTGGGTGGCAACCCCCCAGGGAGCCCtaggagctgctggtgggtgctgcagCATCTGGTtgcatggggatggggatggggtgaGTGGAGCTGCGGGGAACATCATGGCTGCCCAGGGTGGGTGCATTGGCACAGGACCTGAGTGACCCTGGACCCACTCTGCTGAGCCTTTCTGGACTGGCTGCCATGGGCTGTGCACACCTCAGCTCCCCGCACACAGCACAGGGGCCCCGGGCAGCCCACAGGTGGGCAATGGGTATCTTTAAGagggtgtggggctggggaggtgagcCAGGGCCACCAGAAAGCAGGAGGGTGAGCTCATTGCAAAGCTGCCTCAGTCATGTGGAGCAGCCACAGCTGTTGGTGCCCTTGGGCTGCAGGACGGAGGGGCCAGCAGCATAAAGCCCCAGGGCCAGCGGAGCCGCCGGCAGTGCTgagagccagggctgggtgCTCCCTGCCTGTGGTGGCGAGGAGGAGAGGACGCATCCTGCACAGCGCTGTGCATCACAGACAGACATGGAGCTGGATGTGCAGCGGGCCAAGGAGCTCATTGAGCAGAAactggcagaggaggaggaggaggagaaggtgggTCCATAGGCAGGGGGACCTGCCTGGGCTGTGACAGGGACCTGCCTTGTGCTCTGTCCGTCCTTAGGGACGTGGGTGTGATGAATCTGATGCCAATCCTGCCACCCTGGGGGTGGGGCAGCAAGGTGGCCAAGGGCTCTCAAGGGCATGAGGTTCCCAACCAGGGAGCTCTTGCCAAGCAGCAGGCAGGTGCCCAGCTTGCCAAGCAGGGCAGGTGGGCAAGCACAAGCCCAGGGACTGCTAGGCATCGTGGAGACCTCTGTGGTGAACTGCGAGCCATGCCCAGAGCCACCTGCACCAGcgggctggggatggaggtggTGGGGCTGCTCCGTGCCCAGCTGGGACTGTGCAGCccccctgtgctgctccagcGCTTCAAAGAGGATGGTGTCCGGGAGCCACCGGCCGTGGAGCGGATGAGCACAcctgagctggaggaggagaaacaCCGTGGCCCCAGGAACAGGGGCCTTGAGGCTGTCAAGGTGAGGGGGGTCAGGGCGGGGGGGGTGCTGAGGGGTGGCTGGGTGCAGAGAAGGCAAATGGGGTGCTGCTTGTCCCTCTCCAGCACCAGGAGCGAGTACGGAAGAGCTCAGTGGACCTGCGGCGGGAGATCATTGATGTGGGGAGCATTCAGCGCCTCATTGAGCTCCGCAAGCAGCGCCGGCAGCGCCGGGAGGAGCGGGCAGCCACTCCCGAGCCCCCCCCACCACCCGAGCCCCTGGAGATTGTACGTTGGGAGGTCCTGGGATGAGGGAGGGGGCTGCTAGGAAAGGGCCCCCATGGACCAGCCCCTGGGTCACCCTGCCAGCTGGGGACCTCCCCAGGGAAGCAGGGCAGGGGATCCTCCTGTGTTGTCCCCTCTCCTGTGCCCCTGTGATGCCCCAGCCCTGAGCCTGTCCTGCCACCAGGAGGGTCCAGTGGAGCCAGAGACCTTCCTGCGAGCTGCTGTCCAGGGCAAGATGCCTGTCATCGAGAAGTTTCTGGCAGACGGTGGTTCCCCCGACACATGCGATGAGGTAGCTGTCCCCCACAGTCACTGACCATCCCCTGCCTGCACTCTGCCACTGTGGGCCCTGTGCCTGCTGGTGGTGGCTGGTCCCTCTGGGACAGGGGTACAGCCGAGCTGGGATGGGGGGATGGATTCGGCTGCCAACGCAGTGCATCATCCCCCAGTTCCACCGCACCGCCCTGCACCGTGCCTCGCTGGAGGGACACACGGACAtcctgcagaagctgctggaCAGTGGGGCCACTGTCGACTTCAGGGACCGGGTGAGGCTGGATCCTGCCCTCAGCTTCATGCTGGTCTGAGCCGCTGGGCACGGTGCAGCTGAAGCAACAGCGGGGTCTCCACAGCAGGACAGTGCTGTCCCCATCGCCGAGGTGGCCAcgtgcagggctctgctggctcAGCCTGGGCACAGGGACCAGCTGGGGTGGGGGATGGACACAGGCTGGGGGTGTCCTGCGCTGTGACACGGCTCTGTGTGCCCAGCTGGACTGCACCGCCGTGCACTGGGCCTGCCGGGGTGGGCACTTGGACGCCGtcaagctgctgcaggaccgCGGGGCAGACCTcaacctgaaggacaaggtgtgcagggcagagcccaggggcatggggctgtgccgggggcaTGGGCATGCCCTGGGAGGCCAGGACTGGCCTTGTATTGGGTTAGTAGGGATGAGTGCTGATCCCCTCTGGTGTACATCTCCTTCCCCCCACAAGCTGCTCAGCACCCCCCTCCATGTGGCCACCCGGACCGGGCACCCCGACATTGTGGAGCACCTCATCCACTGCGGGGTGGACATCAACTCGCCAGACAGGGTGAGTGCCATGGCTATGCAGCCAGCACTGGGTGGGTAAAGCTGGTCTCCCCTCCTTTGCCTCAACCTTCTGGGGGCTCCCAGCACGTCTGGACACACATGTGACCTGGGGTGTGGGCAGTCGCAGCCAGGGCCGGGGTGAGCACCACCCCCCTCGCTCCCTTGGGAAGGTGGCTGTGCGGGGAGCCGGCAGCAGTGCCACAGGCTCCTCTCCCCGGAGCTGGACCACAATCCTCAGCTGAGCTGTGTCTCTCGCAGGAAGGTGACACGGCGCTGCACGACGCCACACGGCTCAGCCGCTACAAGATCATCAAAATGCTGATCCTGCATGGGGCTGACATGATGGCCAAGAACCAGGTGAATGGGGGGACCAACACTGGGGCCATTTGCTGCCTCACTGTGTCACACCACCCCAGCGCCAGCCTCTCTCTGCCCACTCTTGCAGGCTGACAAGACCCCAACGGACCTGGTGCAGCAGTGGCAGGTGGACACACGTCAGGCACTGGAGACCAAGGAACAGCCACAGGGACAGATGGAGGTTCCTGCATGacagcactgggcagggacCAGGGATTTGGTTCTGCTCCAAGGATCCAGATCCACCTGAGATTTGTCCATGTCAATAAAAGCCAGCAAAGAGCAGCATTCGGCTctcgggggctgtggggctgggcagcctgtgccgaGGGtaatggggctggggatgctgggttAGCTGGGGAGCTGGGTTATCCAGCAGCACAGATGTGCCCTGCCTCCTAGCACAGGGACTTGGGTGTCAGTGACAccatgggacagggacacaggtgGTTCAAGGGCAGGACTCCTTGCTGTGGGATGCCCTGGTTGCTTGCAGTGCTTCCAAGTCCCACCATGGTTCCCTGCTGGAGCCATCCCTGGGTGGAAATGACAGCCCCTTTGCAAGTTGGGTCACTTCTGCTGAGCACGGTGCTCATTGCTCCCTACCCAGAAACACTCCCACTCACCTGTTTACAGGAAACCCTACACTGACACCCAGAACAGGTGAACCCTGCTCACAGCTCCGGGATCCCCCGCAATGCCTGGTCCCTCCCTGACCCTGCACCCTGGCCCTGTGGGTGGCAGAGGGATGGCTGACAGGGCTGgcatgcagaaggaaaagcacagCTGGGGCAGCCAGGACTCACTCGGAGGGGTGCTGATCtcctgtgcctggctcctggaGCGGGGAGAACACCCTGAGCTCAGCCAGTACCACCCCTGTGTCATTTGCCCAGCCTGGTGACGGGTCCTTCACGTGCCCCGTCAAACATTAACAGCCCCTCGGCAGGGCAGGAGGCACAGCCGGGGTGGCACCCACCGACCATGGCGCTCAGCATCCGCCTTGCCTCTCCcctccagcctgccctggcagctctgtgccgggcagcccccaggcagcaccgggggctcagcaccccctCGGGACAGCGGCACACGCTCGACCTTGGGGGCATCTTCCCACCCCTCGCCACCCCCTTCTCATCCACACGGGAGGTGGACTATGCCCAGCTGGAGGAGAACCTGTGCCGCTATGCCAGCATCCCCTTCCGAGGTaagtgctgcctgctgctcccctCCATGCAGGCTTCTGCCAGACCCCTGCCCACCACAGGGGCTGTGCAGTAGCAGCAGGCAGCCCGCCAGCTTCCCAAGGGTGCTCAGCCTCCAGTCAGACTTTGCTCTGGGGCTGGCAGCTCTTTGGGTGACCCACCTGGGGCCCTTTGCACAGCAAGTGCCCAGGCATGCGTGCGTGTCCTTGCACACCCCCACCACGGTCCAGTGCATGCTTGCATGCACACTCCACTTGTGTGCAGGCTTGCACACATCCTCTACACGTAGCTGCAGGCTTGCACCTATTGTCTGcacacccatgcacactcacaGATGCAGCCCCACAGCATCTGGATCTGTTGATCGCCCAGGATGGAGGGATGGgaggagaggggctgcaggaAGAGGCTGGGGGTGGCAGGGATGTGCCCCAGGCCTCCTCTCTTCTGATCAGGCTGTGAGGTTAGGGCTTGCCTGGCTGCAGGAACAGGAACAGGAGAGGGAGGGCACACTGTGAGCTGTAAAGCCCTGTCTGGGTGCTCAGGGgcaaggaagggagagaggatgACGGGGACACCCTCTCCTCCTGGCACCCTGGAGCTCAGTAGCACTGGGCTGGAGCTGGCCCGCCTTGTGCCCATGGTGCTGGCAGAGTCCCAAGGAAGGGCTCTGTGTGCCCCAGCCAAGGACAGGGTGACACCATCTGGCTGCAGGCACCAATAAATCCCTCACTAGTGGTGCTGTGTGGAGTGGTTTCTGGGGGATGGAGAGATCTGGAGGGCGCATAACCACATACCCACATACCTCCCTCGTGGGGAGGCCAGGGCATTGCCAGGCACCTGCAAGAGCCACTTGCCCCAAGGGAGCTGCTGGATGCAGACATCaagctgctcctggtgcccacTCAAGAGTGGGGTGCTGAAAAGGCAGGGACAGCCACCCCATCTGCACCCTGCTCCTGTGCCCAGGCACTGCTCTCCTCACGCTTGTGTTTcagggctggtggtgctgggctCCAACGGGGAGTACCCCTACCTGGCACCCCGCGAGCGGCTGGAGGTGGTGAGCTGCGTGCGCCGGGCTCTACCCAGGGACCGTCTGCTGCTGGCCGGCTCCGGCTGCGAATGTGAGTGCCTGCGTGGGCAGGATGGGGGACATGTTGCCCCCCTGGTTATCCCTCacccctctgcctcctccccagccacccAGGCCACCATCGAGCTGACGAGCAGCATGGCAGAGGCGGGGGCTGACATGGCACTGGTCGTGACACCCTGCTACTACCGGGGGGCCATGACCAGCGCTGCACTGGTCCAGCACTACACGGAGGTGAGCCGTACCTGCTGGCCAgggcagtgggatggggactCCCGCACATCTCAAACCCATGccagctgctgagctctgcctgcctgcccacagGTCGCTGATGCATCCCCCATCCCCGTGGTGCTCTACAGCGTCCCTGCCAACACGGGCATTGACCTTCCCCTGGAGGCTGTCCTCACCCTGGCTCAGCACCCCAATATCCTTGGGATCAAGGACAGCGGCGGGGACGTGAGTGGGGCAGGGTTTTTCCTGAGGCTGGCTGCCACCAAACCTGGCCCCAAGCTGGGAATGGGAAGCTGGGACTTGCAGTCCTTCCCTGGACCCTGGGGATGCCAGCAAGAGCACTGTGGCAAGGGAATAGGGTGACGTCTGCTCCAGGGCACAGTGGGTCTCTTCCCAGATCACCCGCATGGGGCTGATGGTCCACAAGACACGACAGGAGGATTTCCAGGTGCTGGCGGGATCGGCTGGCTTCCTGCTGGCGAGCTATGCCCTGGGTaggtgctgctgcccctgctTGGTCAGGGGCACGGAATGCTGCCCTGGGGGCACTGGTCGGGactggcagctgggcaggggcGGGAAGGCAAGGGGTAGTGATGCCTGGGaggtgctggctgggcacagTATGCTGAGCTGGATGCCAATGTAGCCTGGTGTCCCAGGTGCCTCTGGAGGGATCTGCGCCCTCGCCAATGTCCTGGGGGCCCCGCTGTGCCAGCTGGACCACCTGTGCCGCGAGGGCCGTTGGAAGGAGGCCCGTGACCTGCAGCACCGATTCATCGAGCCCAACATGGCAGTGAGTGGGCAGCATCCCCTGGGATGCTGAGGGGTGGAGTTGCTGGGTCATCGCAGAGCTGAGGGTGGCAGAGGATTGAGGtcactggggctggggagggtggaGCGGTGGTCCAGAGGGCAGGATGGCACAGCACTCGGCCAGCAAGgcaagctgggctggaggtggtAGAATGGGAAATGCCAGCACTGCTGTGTCAGGAACAGCATgtctgctggcagcaggcacCTGCCTGACACCCCATGGGATCCTTGCCGGCTATTTATAGGGAGTGATGGGGGAAATGCTGCTCCTCCCTGGGCCCCCACCACACTGCGGGGTGGCCCGTCCCTGCTGCAAAGAGCCCGCCATGCCACGGGGATGCTCCCCTGCGTGGCCGTGGTCTGTGCCCCAACCCCATGGTGGGAACTTCACGGAGCGGGGCTGCAGCCACCTTGCACCCTGCCCAGCCTGGCAACCCCGTGTCAGGGAGGGCAGGACTGATGACAAGCATGGAGCAGATATGGCATGGAGCAGGGTCCCATGGCAGCCAGCAAACCCCCGTAccctccctctgtccctccctccctcccgcagGTCACTCGCCGGTTCGGGATCCCAGGACTGAAGAAGGCCATGGAATGGTTCGGCTACTATGGGGGTCCCTGCCGTGCACCTCTGGCCCCGCTGACCCCTCCCCAGCTTGAGGAACTGAGGGGCACCTTCAGCACCAATGGCTGGTTGTGAGGAGTCTCCCTGCTTCCCACAGCGGGAAGGCACAGGAACCAGGGACCCTGGGCGGTGGGGACGTGGCAGGGACACAGgccaggagaaaggagaaagccaCCCATCTCACTCCTTCCTGCTGGAcagggctgccctgggcagagtgagtggggggggacacccagCACACCCTGACCACCCCTGCACTCCCGCCTGCACCCAGGGTCCCACTATGACCACCTGGGAAGGGATGGATCCCTGTGCTGTGAGCTGGGAATAAACCTGCTGCCTCCCTTCTGCatctgcagccctgcctgtgctcaagCGGCCCCCAGCCCGGTCCCGGCTCCCCACAAAAAGGACAAGTCCCAGGCGTTTGGCAATGTGGTTTACTGAGCTGAGgccggtgcaggcagcagcacaaggcAGGGTCACGGCAAGGCACGGACTGGTCCAGGCAGAGACTGGCAGGCAGGGCATGGCCCCGGTGGCCCAGCACCGGGCTGTGGGGGCTGCTGGAACCCACCACACCACGGCCAGCCAGACTGCACTGGGCAGGGAAAGTGAGCACACAGGGGGGAACTGTGTGcctcctgcccaccctgcctgccccttCACCAtgcccctgtccctgcctgccctccctgggccccctgctccagccctggcgccccacacagccctgctTGTGCCCCTCATCCTGCACtccagctgaccctgctctTTGGTCACCATtgctcctgccctcccccaGCATGCAGCAGACACAGGCCAGGCTGGGTGACCCCAGTCCCCCTTGGGGATGCTCCTGCAGACATTCCCAGGGCAGTGGACAGACTGGACTAGCACAGGGATGAGGGGGACACAGCCCATCGGCTGGCCTGGAGACCAGGCTGGGTCCTTTGAGGGTACCATGTCACCCTGCCCAGGGCATGTGGGGGGACAGCCGGTCGCCCAGAGCTGAGGGCGCAGGCCACGGGGTGCCCAGGGTGCCCACCCTGCCTTGGGACCAGGATAGCGAAGCAGGTCAGTAGCTGCCCCTCTGCAGGCACATGGTCCAGCCAGCAGCCCATGCCCAAGGCACCCTGGCAGTGGGGTCAgggcccagccccagcccctgcacccctgctCCATGCCCAGGTGTGGGCTGGCAGCCCTGGTGGTCTGCAGCCTTCCTGAGGGGCAGAGGGgccaagccccagctgctccagttGGTGCCAGGGCTACAGCCAGAGAGAGAAGGCACCACGGCTGCCCTGGGGCACTTGGCTGGAGAGCAGGGGGCCCTGTCCCCTCTACTGGCAGGGGTTCAGCACAGGGGCTTGGTGCAGACCCCTGGCCCCACCAAGGCTGGGTGACCAGTGAGTACAGTGCAGAGGGGCACCCAACCATGCCAAATCCCTGCTTCGGGGACGGCAGAACCAGCCAGTGCCTGGTAGGGGGGTCCCCACCATGGCAGGAGGGGGTCACAGGGCACCGTCATGCTGTCAGGTTGTGGGCAGATTTGGAGGCACCCTGGGCCCTCTGGATGATGGCTGGGCACTTCTCCCGCCGCAGCAGCTTGTTGTTCTCGAAGAAGCCCTCATTGCGGGGCACCCCATGGGAGCCGTCAGGGAAGGTCAGGAGACctggagaggggagggaagggctgggaCCGAAGGGGCAGGGAGCAACAGCCACtggggccagggctgggactggggaggCAGAGCAGGTGATGCTGGATGGGGCCGTGCTGAGCTAGGGCCGCACAGACCTGCGGCTGCCCGCACCATGCTGCCAGGCACTCACCGAAGCCGTATACACGTCCGCCTTTGAACTCGCCCTCAAAGGTCATGTTGTCGAAGCGGGTAAAGACACCGACACCGTTGAACTTCCCCTGCACAAACTCCCCCTCGTACCTGAGTGGGAGGAGATCCTGAGGCAGAAGCTCCCCACAGAAAGGGGGGATGTCTAGGGGGGTGCACACAGGGGAGCCACGCTCACCTGGAGCCGTCAGAGAAGGTGAGGACACCACAGCCATGGAAGAGCCCGTTCTCGAAGTGCCCCATGTAAGCAGTGCCATCAGCAAATGTCAGCTGTCCCACACCGTGCCTGCGACCTAGGCAAGGGCAGAAACAGGCAAGGCTGGATGGATGAAGGAGGACCTGCCCCAGCGTGGTGCCAGGCAGGGATGtgggggctgctcagcccctggcacaggcagcactgactcctcctgccccatctcACCTTCCTTCCACTCGCCGCGGTACTCCTCCCCATTGGAGTAGGTGAAGGAGCCTTTGGTGAGGGTCATGGTGACAGCCTCCGGCAGTGCAGGGCAAGAGCTGGCAGGGAGAGAGGTGCAGGgtggctgctgggcagggggacCAGCCCGGCTCGTCCAGAGTCCCCACGTCCACTCAGCTCACGCAGAGGCATGTGTGTGCCCTGCAGATGGCTCTGCTGGAGCACGCTGCAGATGAGGAGCTGACCCCAGGAGCACGGCCACCCTGCCCTTCCTCTGAAACCCCAGCCGCTGGGTTCGGGTTGCTGCCCGCCCCACTGCAGGGCTCAGGGCCATGTGAGCCCACGGGGTTCACAGCCTCATGAAATGTGAGCGAGTGGCTGGAAGAGGAGCATGGCAGGAGCTGGCTGCCTCCGGCACTGCTCCCTGGCAGGACCTGAGAGGTCCTGCATAATGGCAGGCTCAGCTCTACTGGGGCAATCCCAGGAGGAAATGGGCATTTTGGAGAGGAGATGCTTGCTGGACTGTGCTCAGTGCCAGCTCTTCAAGGGAGGGAGCAGTGAGCTTGTGGGGTTTCCAGCTCCAGCAACAGGGATGAGCAGACCTGGCTTACCCCCCAAGGATGGAGTGACAGCAAAGAGAGAACCCTGCGGCTCCAGCACCATGGTTGGCTACGAGGGCTTGCAAACCTGCCTGCTGACAGGAAGCAGCCCCTGGAGCCGTGGACACCCCCACAGCCACTGCCATGTGACGCAGctctccccagcacacagggaaGGCACCAGCATGGAGATAGCCCCACAGGTGGGCTGAGCActgcctctccagcagctcccagtgcaGCTCAGGCAGTACTTGTGAGATGGGAAGGGGCTCCCAGCTTCCAGAGGGGGTATCCCCGCTCACACTGGGCTGTGCATCCCTGGAGGGATGGCTGTGGAGCCACGCCAACCAGCTGGACACGGCACCCAAGAGCACCACAGGGAACTTGCAAAGGCTTTGTGTCCAGAGGAGAAATGGCCCCCAGCAATGCTGAGCAGCGACTGAACACTGCTCTCTGCTGACGGCAGAGACCAGGAGCTCAGCACCggctccccagcctgcagcctgCAGCCTGCCCAGCACCTCTGGGGACACCTCCAGCAGTGTcaagaggaggagagggtgctgctggggacctgctgcagaggaaggctcTCTCCGTCAGCATGGCCCGTGCCCGGACCTGCGGCTTCATCCTGTGAGCAACCCAGCCTGCCCAGCAGCTGGATGTTCTCTCGCTGGCACCCACCCAcaccacagcacccacagcaagCAGGGGCGATGTATGCAGCACAGCCGGAGCCCTGCACACCGCCGCTCTGAGCCCACGACTTGCCCGAGCCACACACCTACGGGAGACACATGCACACCCCACCTGGGCAGCGTGCCCAGAGGCGGTGACTGCACGGCTGATGCATGCACACCCCGCTGTATCGATGCCCCGCTGTGTCCATGCACCCACGGCTGATGCATCCACGCCCCGCTGCGTCCATGCACCCCCGGCTGATGCACCCACGGGCGATGCACGCACGCCCCACCGGGTGCATGCACCCAGGAGCGGTGCACGCACGCCCCACCGGGGCACCCGTGGCCCGGTGCCTGCCCGGGGGCGGTGCGGGCCGGGCGGCGCAGGGACCCGCGGCCCGCGCTCACCTGGCTCCGCGCTCGCCGCCCGCACCGCTGCCCACCGGGGTCCCAGCGAGGGGCGGTGGCACAGCCACCTCCCCTAcccgccccccgccccaccGGGCGGTGCCACGTCGCCAGCGTCCATCCCCGCCCGCCGTTGGCTGTCTCCACGGCAACCGCTAGCAACGCGGCCGCTCATTGGGCAGCTTCTCAGCACGCCCTCGCCAGCCTCCATCTTTGTGTGGGGCAAGGCGTTCTCCTCCTCGGGCGTGTAGGCAGCGGGGCAGCGCCCCCGCCCTGCCGCCATATTTGCAAAGGGCAGCAGGGGGCGCTGCCGGTTCCCCCCCCTCCCAGCCATCTTTGTGTGGGGCGCCGGCGACAGCTCCCACGGCAGGGGCCAGCGGGACCCCCATGGACCCACGGACAAGCGGTGCGACGCATGGGGGCCTCCGGGCCCGCCTCGTTCGACACCGCAGccgcccccgcggcgggcgCCGTTCCCATGCCAACGCGCGGTCTGGGCGTGGTGGGGCGTGGCGGAGGCGGAGCAGCCGATGGGGCGTGGCGGCGCGGTGACGCGGGCGGAAGTGGCGGgtgcgggcggcgcggcggggccgggcgggcgcgATGGACGAGACGAGTCCGCTGGTGTCGCCGGAGCGGGCGCAGGCCCCTGACTACGGGCTGCCGGGGGGCGCCGTGcgcgcccccccgcccgccgcccccccgccgccttCCCCTCCCGGCTCCCCCGGCGGCCGCGACCGCGAGCGGCAGCCGCTGCTGGAgcgcggggcgcggggcccggcggcggcgcagGCCCAGGCGCAGGCCCAGGCGGCGGCGCAGGCCCAGGCCcaagcggcggcggcggcgcagcGAGAGCGGAACGACTTCCCCGAGGACCCCGAGTTCGCCGAGGTGGTGCGGCGGGCCGAGCTGGCCAGCGAGCGCGGCATCTTCCCCGAGCGCATCTCGCAGGGCTCCAGCGGCAGCTACTTCGTCAAGGACCCGCAGGGGGTGAGCCGGCCCCGGACCCGTGTGCCTGCGCCGGGGTGGCCGGCCACTCCTCGTGGCCCCCGAGGCCTGCGGGTTGAGCGGTGCTGGCCAGGAGGAGGGTGCTCCTGGGGGAACTGGTGATGCTGGCCCGGGGGTGACCGGCCTTGGGGGGCTGGTaggagcagctggagctacCCAGGGCTTCCCTGGGGAGACATGCAGTGGGACCAGCAGCACAAGTGAGGGGCAGCTGTGTCCAAGTGCTGCTTCAGCCTCCTGTCTGGCTCTCGTGCCCAAAGAGGAAGGGTCACCCTCTGCCCCAGGCCTGTGCATCAGCATCTCCAGGACCATGGTGACTCCAGCCCTAGGGCTGCGTCTCTGAGAGCTGAGCTGGTTTTTGGCCTGTGAGATGTCTTATCTGTGGCTGCGTGGTTGATATAATCAAGGGAAGGTCCTCGACATACAGCTGGTCCACTATAGATCTGGTCAGCTGTGTGGCTGCCATGTCCACGCCACTGACTAGATGTGTGTGCAGCACAGGGTGGCTTGTCTTGTGacctgcagcacccagcctAATTACTTGAGCTGTTGCTGCTTCCCGTGACTCCCTCGCCGCTTGTGTGCTGGGAAGCAGGACTGGGCTCACTGGTCTCTGATGTGCCCTAGTTTGCTTGCCCTGGGTGGAGTCTGGCTCCTGAGAGCTGTGGCAGTCAGGTCCCAGCTGAGCTGGTGGGCTCTGGAGCAATACTC
The genomic region above belongs to Caloenas nicobarica isolate bCalNic1 chromosome 7, bCalNic1.hap1, whole genome shotgun sequence and contains:
- the R3HCC1L gene encoding coiled-coil domain-containing protein R3HCC1L isoform X1, with amino-acid sequence MELDVQRAKELIEQKLAEEEEEEKRFKEDGVREPPAVERMSTPELEEEKHRGPRNRGLEAVKHQERVRKSSVDLRREIIDVGSIQRLIELRKQRRQRREERAATPEPPPPPEPLEIEGPVEPETFLRAAVQGKMPVIEKFLADGGSPDTCDEFHRTALHRASLEGHTDILQKLLDSGATVDFRDRLDCTAVHWACRGGHLDAVKLLQDRGADLNLKDKLLSTPLHVATRTGHPDIVEHLIHCGVDINSPDREGDTALHDATRLSRYKIIKMLILHGADMMAKNQADKTPTDLVQQWQVDTRQALETKEQPQGQMEVPA
- the HOGA1 gene encoding 4-hydroxy-2-oxoglutarate aldolase, mitochondrial isoform X2 produces the protein MALSIRLASPLQPALAALCRAAPRQHRGLSTPSGQRHTLDLGGIFPPLATPFSSTREVDYAQLEENLCRYASIPFRGLVVLGSNGEYPYLAPRERLEVVSCVRRALPRDRLLLAGSGCESTQATIELTSSMAEAGADMALVVTPCYYRGAMTSAALVQHYTEVADASPIPVVLYSVPANTGIDLPLEAVLTLAQHPNILGIKDSGGDITRMGLMVHKTRQEDFQVLAGSAGFLLASYALGASGGICALANVLGAPLCQLDHLCREGRWKEARDLQHRFIEPNMAVTRRFGIPGLKKAMECGKAQEPGTLGGGDVAGTQARRKEKATHLTPSCWTGLPWAE
- the HOGA1 gene encoding 4-hydroxy-2-oxoglutarate aldolase, mitochondrial isoform X1, which translates into the protein MALSIRLASPLQPALAALCRAAPRQHRGLSTPSGQRHTLDLGGIFPPLATPFSSTREVDYAQLEENLCRYASIPFRGLVVLGSNGEYPYLAPRERLEVVSCVRRALPRDRLLLAGSGCECECLRGQDGGHVAPLVIPHPSASSPATQATIELTSSMAEAGADMALVVTPCYYRGAMTSAALVQHYTEVADASPIPVVLYSVPANTGIDLPLEAVLTLAQHPNILGIKDSGGDITRMGLMVHKTRQEDFQVLAGSAGFLLASYALGASGGICALANVLGAPLCQLDHLCREGRWKEARDLQHRFIEPNMAVTRRFGIPGLKKAMECGKAQEPGTLGGGDVAGTQARRKEKATHLTPSCWTGLPWAE
- the HOGA1 gene encoding 4-hydroxy-2-oxoglutarate aldolase, mitochondrial isoform X3, producing MALSIRLASPLQPALAALCRAAPRQHRGLSTPSGQRHTLDLGGIFPPLATPFSSTREVDYAQLEENLCRYASIPFRGLVVLGSNGEYPYLAPRERLEVVSCVRRALPRDRLLLAGSGCESTQATIELTSSMAEAGADMALVVTPCYYRGAMTSAALVQHYTEVADASPIPVVLYSVPANTGIDLPLEAVLTLAQHPNILGIKDSGGDITRMGLMVHKTRQEDFQVLAGSAGFLLASYALGASGGICALANVLGAPLCQLDHLCREGRWKEARDLQHRFIEPNMAVTRRFGIPGLKKAMEWFGYYGGPCRAPLAPLTPPQLEELRGTFSTNGWL
- the MORN4 gene encoding MORN repeat-containing protein 4, whose product is MTLTKGSFTYSNGEEYRGEWKEGRRHGVGQLTFADGTAYMGHFENGLFHGCGVLTFSDGSRYEGEFVQGKFNGVGVFTRFDNMTFEGEFKGGRVYGFGLLTFPDGSHGVPRNEGFFENNKLLRREKCPAIIQRAQGASKSAHNLTA